A genomic region of Cannabis sativa cultivar Pink pepper isolate KNU-18-1 chromosome 1, ASM2916894v1, whole genome shotgun sequence contains the following coding sequences:
- the LOC133032579 gene encoding uncharacterized protein LOC133032579 produces the protein MDSVILKPTFDSFSFNSSTPKTKPLSTRHCSFFRFTHKVRTSTSFISVSYRPSSTPSNYFTYDYLLKPLSTIFVPILQSIKTSLFARTQRWVSSTQAFRDSFKVVDDNGVKYLQSNGLGIALLSVTTNAKVKISPVVAQLAANPTFVSGLFAWFFAQSTKVLLNFFVEKKWDLKIFFASGGMPSSHSALCTALSTSVALCHGVADSLFPVCLGFSLIVMYDAIGVRRHAGMQAEVLNMIVEDLFQGHPISQRKLKELLGHTLSQVLAGAVLGIVVACVCCRGSMVAA, from the exons ATGGACTCTGTAATACTAAAACCCACGTTCGATTCTTTCAGTTTCAACTCTTCCACTCCTAAGACCAAACCCCTCAGCACAAGACATTGTTCTTTCTTCAGATTCACTCACAAGGTCAGAACCTCAACCTCGTTTATCTCTGTCTCTTACAGACCATCCTCAACTCCTTCAAATTACTTCACATACGACTATCTCTTGAAGCCACTGAGTACCATCTTCGTCCCAATACTTCAAAGCATAAAAACCTCACTTTTCGCTCGAACTCAAAGATGGGTTTCGTCTACACAAGCTTTCCGTGATTCGTTTAAGGTTGTAGACGATAACGGCGTCAAGTACTTGCAGAGCAATGGGCTTGGGATAGCTCTGTTGAGTGTTACTACGAATGCCAAGGTTAAGATTAGTCCCGTTGTGGCCCAATTGGCTGCTAACCCAACTTTCGTTTCGGGATTGTTTGCTTGGTTCTTTGCTCAATCGACTAAGGTTTTGCTGAACTTTTTTGTGGAAAAGAAATGGGATTTGAAGATTTTTTTCGCTTCGGGCGGGATGCCTTCGTCTCATTCGGCCTTGTGCACGGCTCTCTCGACCTCGGTGGCTCTCTGCCATGGCGTAGCAGATTCGTTATTTCCGGTTTGTTTAGGGTTTAGTCTGATTGTAATGTACGACGCCATTGGAGTTCGTCGACATGCTGGTATGCAAGCCGAG GTACTTAACATGATTGTGGAGGATTTGTTTCAAGGGCATCCCATCAGCCAAAGAAAGCTAAAAGAGCTTCTTGGCCATACTCTATCTCAGGTCCTTGCCGGAGCCGTGCTCGGGATTGTGGTAGCCTGTGTTTGTTGTCGGGGCAGCATGGTTGCAGCGTAG
- the LOC133032607 gene encoding calcineurin B-like protein 7 isoform X1 — protein sequence MGSKISKRDRANSRDKSKQPSGSEDYTLLASKTPFTVSEIQALYELFMKVSSSVVKDGLIHKEELQLALFQSNDKRNLFLDRIFNLFDVNRNGCIEFGEFVQTLSIFHPKTSEAVKTKCKKYVQIMNTESKFKFTAMCFLMQLTTKRSPNMYVADAFKLYDLRHTGYIEREELKEMVQALLKESDLNLSEDVVKMIVDKTFAEADSKGDGRIDEEEWKEYVEKNPSLLKNMTLPYLMDISLAFPSFVFNSKVKESEL from the exons ATGGGTAGCAAAATCTCCAAAAGAGACCGAGCCAATTCGAGAGACAAATCCAAACAGCCATCTGGGTCGGAGGATTATACTCTTCTTGCTTCTAAGACACCAT TTACTGTAAGCGAGATCCAGGCCTTATATGAACTGTTTATGAAAGTTAGTAGCTCCGTTGTCAAAGATGGACTTATACACAAG GAAGAACTTCAGCTTGCTCTTTTCCAGAGTAATGATAAGAGGAACCTTTTCTTAGACAGG ATATTTAATCTATTTGATGTCAACCGCAATGGGTGTATAGAGTTTGGAGAATTTGTTCAAACCTTAAGTATTTTTCACCCAAAAACTTCAGAAGCTGTCAAGACTAAGTGTAAGAAATATGTTCAAATAATGAATACTGAATCCAAATTCAAGTTTACTGCAATGTGCTTTTTAATGCAACTAACCACTAAAAGGAGTCCAAATATGTATGTTGCAGATGCATTTAAATTATACGATCTCAGGCACACTGGTTACATCGAACGCGAAGAG TTGAAGGAGATGGTGCAGGCTCTTTTGAAGGAATCTGATCTGAACCTATCAGAAGATGTTGTTAAAATGATTGTAGACAAG ACATTCGCAGAAGCAGATTCGAAAGGAGATGGTAGGATTGATGAGGAAGAATGGAAGGAGTATGTAGAGAAGAATCCTTCTTTACTCAAAAACATGACTCTCCCATACTTAAT GGACATATCTCTAGCATTTCCTAGCTTTGTGTTCAACTCTAAGGTTAAGGAGTCCGAGCTGTAG
- the LOC133032607 gene encoding calcineurin B-like protein 4 isoform X2 has translation MGSKISKRDRANSRDKSKQPSGSEDYTLLASKTPFTVSEIQALYELFMKVSSSVVKDGLIHKEELQLALFQSNDKRNLFLDRIFNLFDVNRNGCIEFGEFVQTLSIFHPKTSEAVKTKYAFKLYDLRHTGYIEREELKEMVQALLKESDLNLSEDVVKMIVDKTFAEADSKGDGRIDEEEWKEYVEKNPSLLKNMTLPYLMDISLAFPSFVFNSKVKESEL, from the exons ATGGGTAGCAAAATCTCCAAAAGAGACCGAGCCAATTCGAGAGACAAATCCAAACAGCCATCTGGGTCGGAGGATTATACTCTTCTTGCTTCTAAGACACCAT TTACTGTAAGCGAGATCCAGGCCTTATATGAACTGTTTATGAAAGTTAGTAGCTCCGTTGTCAAAGATGGACTTATACACAAG GAAGAACTTCAGCTTGCTCTTTTCCAGAGTAATGATAAGAGGAACCTTTTCTTAGACAGG ATATTTAATCTATTTGATGTCAACCGCAATGGGTGTATAGAGTTTGGAGAATTTGTTCAAACCTTAAGTATTTTTCACCCAAAAACTTCAGAAGCTGTCAAGACTAAGT ATGCATTTAAATTATACGATCTCAGGCACACTGGTTACATCGAACGCGAAGAG TTGAAGGAGATGGTGCAGGCTCTTTTGAAGGAATCTGATCTGAACCTATCAGAAGATGTTGTTAAAATGATTGTAGACAAG ACATTCGCAGAAGCAGATTCGAAAGGAGATGGTAGGATTGATGAGGAAGAATGGAAGGAGTATGTAGAGAAGAATCCTTCTTTACTCAAAAACATGACTCTCCCATACTTAAT GGACATATCTCTAGCATTTCCTAGCTTTGTGTTCAACTCTAAGGTTAAGGAGTCCGAGCTGTAG